In one Paracoccus everestensis genomic region, the following are encoded:
- a CDS encoding DUF2189 domain-containing protein — protein MARSDLPARDHANLPDILPEPGHIALSDLSDALTLGWRDFRRAPAFGLIFSAFYVLGGWALASVAFASGQDWWLIPFILGFPLIAPFAAVGLYEVSRRIEAGEPLETARILRVVFEQRQRQIPSMAMVILLLFMFWVFVAHTVFALFMGVSALTNITTSPEVLFGGRGLVMLVLGTVIGGGFAAVLFCFTVVGLPLLLDREVDFITAIITSCRAVVESPGVMAVWGALIAIWLFVAIIPGFLGLLIVLPVLGHASWHIYRRVMGGG, from the coding sequence TTGGCCCGATCCGACCTGCCCGCGCGCGACCATGCCAACCTGCCCGACATCCTGCCCGAGCCGGGCCATATCGCCCTGTCGGATTTGTCCGATGCCCTGACCCTGGGCTGGCGCGATTTTCGCCGCGCCCCAGCCTTCGGACTGATCTTTTCCGCCTTTTACGTCCTGGGGGGCTGGGCCTTGGCATCCGTTGCCTTTGCATCGGGACAGGACTGGTGGCTGATCCCCTTCATCCTGGGGTTTCCGTTGATCGCGCCCTTTGCCGCCGTGGGCCTTTATGAGGTCAGCCGCCGGATCGAGGCGGGCGAGCCGCTGGAAACCGCCCGCATCCTGCGCGTCGTCTTTGAACAGCGGCAGCGGCAGATCCCGTCCATGGCAATGGTGATCCTGCTGTTGTTCATGTTCTGGGTCTTTGTCGCCCACACGGTTTTCGCGCTGTTCATGGGTGTGTCGGCGCTGACCAACATCACCACCTCGCCCGAGGTGCTGTTTGGGGGCAGGGGGCTGGTGATGCTGGTTCTGGGCACAGTGATCGGCGGGGGCTTTGCGGCCGTTCTGTTCTGCTTCACCGTTGTGGGCCTGCCCCTGCTGTTGGACCGAGAGGTCGACTTCATCACCGCCATCATCACGTCCTGCCGGGCGGTTGTGGAAAGCCCGGGCGTGATGGCCGTCTGGGGGGCGCTGATCGCGATCTGGCTGTTCGTGGCGATCATTCCCGGATTTCTGGGACTGCTGATCGTGTTGCCGGTGCTGGGCCATGCCAGTTGGCACATCTATCGCCGGGTGATGGGTGGCGGCTAA
- a CDS encoding CBS domain-containing protein, with translation MLVNQLLSTKSSSGKPGIEAQTILTIRPDATLGEAVKVLSEHRIGAVVVSEDGRKPQGILSERDIVRQLGAQGAGVLSTPISDVMTRAVQTCTMGDDALAILERMTQGRFRHMPVVDPDGNMLGVVSIGDAVSGRLKELAAEKEALTGMIMGA, from the coding sequence ATGCTCGTCAATCAGCTGCTGTCGACCAAATCCAGCTCGGGAAAGCCGGGGATCGAGGCACAGACGATCTTGACCATTCGCCCGGATGCAACCCTGGGCGAAGCGGTGAAGGTTCTGTCCGAGCATCGCATCGGCGCCGTGGTCGTGTCCGAGGACGGAAGGAAACCGCAGGGCATTCTCTCGGAACGCGACATCGTGCGCCAGCTTGGCGCGCAGGGCGCCGGGGTTCTGTCCACCCCGATCAGCGACGTGATGACCCGCGCCGTGCAGACCTGCACGATGGGCGACGACGCCCTGGCGATCCTGGAACGCATGACCCAGGGGCGGTTCCGGCATATGCCGGTGGTCGATCCCGACGGCAATATGCTGGGCGTGGTGTCCATCGGCGATGCGGTCAGCGGGCGGCTCAAGGAACTGGCCGCCGAGAAAGAGGCCCTGACCGGGATGATCATGGGGGCCTGA
- a CDS encoding SDR family oxidoreductase, with protein MGGARSIIITGAGSGIGRATARRFLATGWRVALLGRRADALRETAGENPALILPCDVTDETAVDAAFDRCHAEWGRLEVLFNNAGRGANPATPDAVDPGIFRDVIAVNVTGMFLCARAAFRLMRGQDPQGGRIINNGSISAHAPRPGSVAYTVSKHAVTGLTKSLSLDGRPFGIACGQIDIGNAATELLTQVSTNSPDAEPLMDVSVVADAVLHMASLPPGANVQFMTVMATTMPFIGRG; from the coding sequence ATGGGCGGCGCGCGATCCATCATCATCACCGGCGCAGGCAGCGGCATCGGGCGGGCCACCGCGCGGCGCTTTCTGGCGACGGGCTGGCGGGTCGCGCTTCTGGGACGCCGGGCCGATGCATTGCGGGAAACCGCCGGGGAAAACCCCGCACTGATCCTGCCCTGCGACGTGACCGACGAAACTGCGGTGGATGCCGCGTTCGACCGCTGTCATGCGGAATGGGGGCGGCTGGAGGTGCTGTTCAACAATGCCGGGCGCGGCGCGAACCCCGCCACGCCCGACGCCGTCGACCCCGGCATCTTCCGCGACGTGATCGCGGTCAACGTGACGGGGATGTTCCTTTGCGCCCGCGCTGCCTTTCGGTTGATGCGCGGGCAAGATCCGCAAGGCGGGCGGATCATCAACAACGGATCCATTTCCGCCCATGCCCCGCGTCCTGGATCGGTCGCCTATACGGTGTCCAAGCACGCCGTGACCGGGCTGACCAAGTCGCTGTCGCTGGACGGGCGTCCCTTTGGCATCGCCTGCGGCCAGATCGACATCGGCAATGCCGCGACCGAATTGCTGACCCAGGTCAGCACCAATTCCCCGGATGCGGAACCGCTGATGGACGTGTCCGTGGTGGCGGATGCCGTTCTGCACATGGCAAGCCTGCCGCCGGGGGCGAATGTCCAGTTCATGACCGTGATGGCCACCACCATGCCCTTTATCGGGCGGGGTTAG
- a CDS encoding LysR family transcriptional regulator, giving the protein MDWDDLRIFLAVSRAESLSGAGRRLGMDASTVGRRIARLEASVGAALFAKTPQGYALTAEGARLVAPAEAAEQGANAAAEATRREAGLTGQLRIGAPDGCANYLLPQVARDLCAAHSGLEIQIVALPRVVNLTKREADMAVAVSPPDTGRLTVQRLTDYHLHLAAHADYLRAAPPIRDLSDLRGHRMIGYIPDMIFDRELDYLSQTGVQSAAITSNSVSVQMQAIRAGAGVGIVHDFAIPFAPGVELVLPERIALKRSFWLIRHADDRASRRLSLLADLLAQGLRAEVARLESLLSASRLCSP; this is encoded by the coding sequence GTGGACTGGGACGACTTGCGCATCTTTCTGGCAGTGTCGCGGGCCGAAAGCCTGTCCGGCGCGGGCCGCAGGCTGGGCATGGACGCGTCCACGGTCGGGCGCCGAATCGCGCGCCTGGAGGCATCCGTCGGTGCGGCGCTGTTCGCCAAGACCCCGCAGGGATATGCCCTGACGGCCGAGGGGGCACGCCTGGTCGCCCCTGCCGAGGCCGCCGAGCAGGGCGCCAATGCCGCAGCCGAGGCGACCCGCCGCGAGGCCGGGCTGACCGGCCAGTTGCGCATCGGCGCGCCGGATGGCTGCGCGAACTACCTGCTGCCGCAGGTGGCGCGCGACCTGTGCGCCGCCCACTCGGGGCTGGAAATCCAGATCGTCGCCCTGCCGCGCGTCGTGAACCTGACCAAGCGGGAGGCCGACATGGCTGTGGCGGTCTCGCCCCCGGATACGGGTCGGCTTACCGTGCAACGGCTGACGGATTACCACCTGCACCTGGCCGCGCACGCCGATTACCTGCGCGCCGCCCCGCCGATCCGCGATTTGTCCGACCTGCGCGGGCATCGGATGATCGGATACATTCCCGACATGATCTTCGACCGGGAACTGGATTATCTGTCGCAGACCGGGGTGCAGTCGGCGGCGATCACCTCAAACTCGGTGTCGGTGCAGATGCAGGCGATCCGGGCGGGGGCGGGCGTCGGCATCGTGCATGACTTCGCCATTCCCTTTGCGCCGGGGGTGGAACTGGTGCTGCCCGAACGCATCGCCCTGAAGCGCAGCTTCTGGTTGATCCGCCATGCCGACGACCGCGCGTCCCGGCGGCTGTCGCTGCTGGCCGACCTGCTGGCGCAAGGCCTGCGGGCCGAAGTCGCGCGCCTTGAATCGCTGCTTTCGGCCTCGCGCCTTTGTAGCCCTTGA
- a CDS encoding fumarylacetoacetate hydrolase family protein: MKLVRYGAKGAERPGILDGDGRVRDLSAHVADIAGACLTAEGLAALRAIDPASLPLVSGAPQQDLRLGACVAGVGKFLAVGLNYADHAAEAGMEVPAEPILFTKWTSCIAGPDDDLALPPDSATTDWEVELGIVIGNGGRDIPQERAADHIAGYCLINDISERDWQLRRGGTWDKGKGYDGFGPIGPWLVTADEIPDPLALRLWLDVDGHRYQDGTTATMVFGPLEIVAYASRFTTLHPGDVIATGTPPGVGMGQKPPVYLQRGQVMRLGIEGLGEQRQRAV; this comes from the coding sequence ATGAAACTTGTCAGATATGGCGCAAAGGGCGCGGAACGGCCGGGGATTCTGGACGGTGATGGCCGGGTCCGTGACCTGTCGGCCCATGTCGCGGATATCGCTGGCGCCTGCCTGACGGCTGAGGGGCTGGCCGCGCTACGCGCGATCGACCCGGCATCGCTGCCGCTGGTTTCGGGCGCCCCGCAGCAGGATCTGCGACTGGGGGCTTGCGTGGCGGGGGTCGGCAAGTTCCTGGCGGTCGGTCTCAATTACGCGGACCATGCCGCCGAGGCGGGCATGGAGGTGCCGGCCGAGCCGATCCTGTTCACCAAATGGACCAGCTGCATTGCCGGACCGGACGACGACCTCGCCCTGCCGCCGGATTCGGCGACGACCGATTGGGAGGTCGAGCTGGGCATCGTCATCGGCAACGGCGGGCGGGACATTCCGCAGGAGCGGGCGGCGGACCACATCGCCGGATATTGCCTCATCAACGATATCAGCGAACGCGACTGGCAATTGCGGCGCGGCGGCACCTGGGACAAGGGCAAGGGCTATGACGGCTTTGGTCCCATCGGCCCCTGGCTGGTCACTGCCGATGAAATCCCCGATCCGCTTGCCCTGCGCTTGTGGCTGGACGTGGACGGGCATCGCTACCAGGACGGCACGACCGCGACGATGGTGTTCGGGCCTTTGGAAATCGTGGCCTATGCCTCGCGCTTTACCACGCTGCATCCGGGCGACGTGATCGCCACCGGCACGCCGCCGGGCGTGGGCATGGGGCAGAAGCCTCCAGTTTATCTTCAGCGCGGCCAAGTCATGCGGCTGGGCATCGAAGGCCTGGGCGAACAGCGGCAAAGGGCGGTCTGA
- a CDS encoding CoA-acylating methylmalonate-semialdehyde dehydrogenase, which translates to MKEIHHWIDGKEYKGTSGRFSDVFNPATGEVQARLSLATKAELDHAVERAAEAQVKWGATNPQRRARVMMEFVRLINRDMDKLAEALSSEHGKTFPDAKGDVQRGLEVIEFCVGAPHLLKGEFTDSAGPGIDMYSMRQPLGVVAGITPFNFPAMIPLWKMGPALAAGNAMILKPSERDPSVPLMLAALLQEAGLPDGILQVVNGDKNSVDAILDNPTVQAVGFVGSTPIAQYIYERAAATGKRAQCFGGAKNHMIIMPDADLDQAADALVGAGYGAAGERCMAISVAVPVGEKTADALIERLVPRIEKLKVGPWTAGDDVDYGPVVTKAAKENILRLVQTGVDQGAELVIDGRDFHLQGYENGFFVGPHLFDRVTPDMDIYKTEIFGPVLSTVRAGSYEEAIGLAMSHEYGNGTAIYTRDGDTARDFASRINIGMVGINVPIPVPLAYHTFGGWKKSGFGDLNQHGPDAFRFYTRTKTVTARWPSGIKEGGEFNFRAMD; encoded by the coding sequence ATGAAAGAGATTCACCACTGGATCGATGGCAAGGAATACAAGGGCACGTCGGGCCGGTTCAGCGATGTCTTCAACCCCGCCACGGGCGAGGTTCAGGCGCGCCTGTCGCTGGCCACCAAGGCCGAACTGGACCATGCCGTCGAACGCGCGGCCGAAGCGCAGGTCAAATGGGGTGCCACCAACCCCCAGCGCCGCGCCCGGGTGATGATGGAATTCGTGCGCCTGATCAACCGCGACATGGACAAGCTGGCCGAGGCGCTGTCCTCCGAGCATGGCAAGACCTTTCCCGACGCCAAGGGCGACGTTCAGCGCGGCCTTGAGGTGATCGAGTTCTGCGTGGGCGCGCCGCATCTGCTGAAGGGCGAGTTCACCGACAGCGCAGGCCCCGGTATCGACATGTATTCCATGCGCCAGCCGCTGGGCGTGGTGGCGGGCATCACGCCCTTCAACTTTCCCGCCATGATCCCGCTGTGGAAGATGGGTCCGGCCCTGGCTGCCGGGAACGCGATGATCCTGAAGCCGTCGGAACGCGACCCGTCCGTGCCGCTGATGCTGGCCGCGCTGCTGCAAGAGGCAGGCCTGCCCGACGGCATCCTGCAAGTCGTGAACGGCGACAAGAACAGCGTCGATGCGATCCTGGACAACCCGACCGTGCAGGCCGTGGGCTTTGTCGGATCGACCCCGATCGCGCAGTACATCTATGAACGCGCGGCGGCGACGGGGAAGCGGGCGCAGTGCTTTGGCGGCGCCAAGAACCACATGATCATCATGCCGGACGCCGATCTGGACCAGGCGGCGGATGCATTGGTCGGCGCGGGCTATGGCGCGGCGGGCGAGCGCTGTATGGCGATTTCCGTGGCCGTCCCGGTTGGCGAAAAGACCGCCGACGCGCTGATCGAGCGGCTGGTGCCGCGGATCGAGAAGCTGAAGGTCGGCCCGTGGACCGCCGGCGACGATGTGGATTACGGTCCGGTCGTCACCAAGGCCGCCAAGGAAAACATCCTGCGGCTGGTGCAGACGGGCGTGGACCAGGGCGCGGAACTGGTCATCGACGGCCGCGATTTCCACCTGCAGGGCTACGAGAACGGCTTCTTCGTCGGCCCTCATCTGTTTGACCGCGTGACCCCCGACATGGACATCTACAAGACCGAGATTTTCGGCCCGGTCCTGTCCACCGTCCGCGCCGGATCATACGAGGAAGCCATCGGCCTGGCGATGAGCCACGAATACGGCAACGGCACCGCGATCTATACCCGCGACGGCGACACCGCCCGCGATTTCGCCAGCCGCATCAACATCGGCATGGTCGGCATCAACGTGCCGATCCCGGTTCCGCTGGCCTACCACACCTTCGGCGGCTGGAAGAAATCGGGCTTCGGCGACCTGAACCAGCACGGGCCGGACGCCTTCCGGTTCTATACCCGGACCAAGACCGTCACGGCCCGCTGGCCGTCGGGCATCAAGGAAGGCGGGGAGTTCAACTTCCGCGCCATGGACTGA
- the coaD gene encoding pantetheine-phosphate adenylyltransferase, producing MRIGLYPGTFDPITLGHVDIIQRAMALVDRLVIGVAINRDKSPLFGLEDRVAMVQAECAQITERTGGEIVVHPFENLLIDCARDVGAQVIVRGLRAVADFEYEFQMVGMNRALDSSIETVFMMADARRQAIASKLVKEIARLGGDVSKFVTPPVAEALAERFRG from the coding sequence ATGCGCATCGGTCTTTATCCCGGCACCTTCGATCCGATCACGCTGGGCCATGTCGACATCATCCAGCGCGCCATGGCGCTGGTGGATCGCCTGGTGATCGGCGTCGCCATCAACCGCGACAAGTCCCCCTTGTTCGGGCTGGAAGACCGCGTGGCGATGGTGCAGGCCGAATGCGCCCAGATCACCGAGCGCACCGGGGGCGAGATCGTCGTCCACCCGTTCGAGAACCTGCTGATCGACTGCGCCCGAGACGTGGGTGCCCAGGTCATCGTGCGCGGGCTGCGCGCGGTCGCGGATTTCGAATACGAATTCCAGATGGTGGGCATGAACCGCGCGCTTGATTCCAGCATCGAGACGGTGTTCATGATGGCCGATGCCCGGCGCCAGGCCATCGCATCCAAGCTGGTCAAGGAAATCGCGCGCCTTGGCGGCGACGTGTCGAAGTTCGTGACGCCCCCTGTGGCCGAGGCCTTGGCGGAACGGTTTCGCGGATAA
- a CDS encoding bactofilin family protein: protein MFSKTRVTEKPQTNPATPGPDGSAASAPAPTYDHKTETAIAATPARRSAPSILSSDLTVTGNIRTEGDIQIEGTVEGDIRAHQLVIGETATIRGEIVGDEVVVNGRVVGRVRGLKVRLSASARVEGDIIHKTIAIESGAHFEGSVQRQEDPIANGPTKKLAPPASE from the coding sequence ATGTTCAGTAAGACCCGCGTAACCGAGAAACCGCAGACAAATCCCGCGACCCCCGGACCCGATGGGTCCGCCGCTTCGGCACCTGCCCCCACCTATGATCACAAGACTGAGACGGCCATTGCCGCGACGCCCGCGCGCCGGTCCGCGCCGTCGATCCTGTCCTCGGACCTGACGGTCACGGGCAACATCCGCACCGAAGGCGACATCCAGATCGAAGGCACCGTCGAAGGCGACATCCGCGCGCATCAACTGGTCATCGGCGAAACCGCCACCATCCGGGGCGAGATCGTGGGCGACGAGGTCGTCGTGAACGGTCGTGTCGTGGGCCGCGTCCGGGGCTTGAAGGTCCGCCTGTCCGCCAGCGCACGGGTCGAGGGCGACATCATCCACAAGACCATCGCCATCGAATCCGGTGCGCATTTCGAAGGATCCGTTCAGCGGCAGGAAGACCCCATCGCCAACGGCCCGACCAAGAAGCTGGCACCACCCGCGTCGGAATAG